One window from the genome of Faecalibacterium sp. HTF-F encodes:
- the dctP gene encoding TRAP transporter substrate-binding protein DctP codes for MKKAISRRDFLKVVGVSAAALGMTACGGSSASTSTSTAASTAASSTASSAAAGAGEGGSGNDYKLTWNEVNGEDYGATVGAHTFAEKIEELSGGHITIDLYINGTLGSEAESMQGIQMGTLDIFRGNASSLPNYGAELIGTTGLPYVFKDMAQFEDVAESSLGDELLQSVEDANCGYVALGWLVEGPRSMFITPKVYERLGKPTDFTLDKMKGLKVRVPETDLMINTMDALGASATAIAYSELYTSLQSGVVDAAENGVTSYMSNSFNEVAPYFITDAHTFGCGVILMNADKWNGFNDAEKGWIKEAALAARSACYEYNQKQEQACFDSFADKGITKLEVSDIEKWQEACAPLYEKESAEAQDIIAKIQGGNY; via the coding sequence ATGAAAAAAGCAATTTCTCGTCGTGACTTCCTGAAGGTTGTTGGCGTTTCTGCCGCAGCGCTGGGCATGACCGCATGCGGCGGTTCTTCCGCTTCCACCTCTACTTCCACCGCAGCTTCCACTGCAGCTTCCTCCACTGCCTCTTCTGCAGCAGCAGGTGCAGGCGAGGGCGGCTCCGGCAATGACTACAAGCTGACATGGAACGAGGTCAACGGCGAGGACTACGGCGCAACCGTTGGCGCACACACCTTTGCTGAGAAGATCGAAGAGCTGTCCGGCGGTCACATCACCATTGACCTGTACATCAACGGCACGCTGGGTTCCGAGGCTGAGTCCATGCAGGGCATCCAGATGGGTACTCTGGATATCTTCCGCGGCAACGCTTCTTCTCTGCCCAACTACGGCGCTGAACTGATCGGCACCACCGGCCTGCCGTATGTCTTTAAGGATATGGCACAGTTTGAGGATGTGGCTGAGAGCAGTCTGGGCGACGAGCTGCTGCAGAGCGTGGAAGATGCCAACTGCGGTTATGTTGCTCTGGGCTGGCTGGTCGAAGGTCCTCGCAGCATGTTCATCACCCCGAAGGTTTACGAGCGTCTGGGCAAGCCCACCGACTTCACGCTGGACAAGATGAAGGGCCTGAAGGTCCGCGTGCCCGAGACTGACCTGATGATCAACACCATGGATGCTCTGGGCGCTTCCGCCACCGCAATCGCTTACTCTGAGCTGTACACCTCTCTGCAGTCCGGCGTCGTCGATGCTGCTGAGAACGGCGTTACCTCTTACATGAGCAACAGCTTCAACGAAGTTGCCCCCTACTTCATCACCGATGCACACACCTTTGGCTGCGGCGTCATCCTGATGAACGCTGACAAGTGGAACGGCTTCAACGATGCCGAGAAGGGCTGGATCAAGGAAGCCGCTCTGGCCGCACGTTCCGCCTGCTACGAGTACAACCAGAAGCAGGAGCAGGCCTGCTTCGATTCCTTCGCCGACAAGGGCATCACCAAGCTGGAGGTTTCCGATATCGAAAAGTGGCAGGAGGCCTGCGCACCTCTGTACGAGAAGGAGAGCGCAGAGGCTCAGGACATCATCGCTAAGATCCAGGGCGGCAACTACTGA